In Lolium perenne isolate Kyuss_39 chromosome 5, Kyuss_2.0, whole genome shotgun sequence, the sequence AGAGACACAGAGCGCGCGCTTCCGGATCCCTCGCCCGCCGCAGTCCCCGCCGGAGCTTCCACCCTTTTCCATATTGGGCCCGTTGAAAGTCATCACGGCTAGCGTTGCAGCCCTCCGGCGCGGCCACGCTGCTGCGCAGGTGGAGCCCACGGCCACCATCGCTTCCTCAAGCCCCGCCCCGCACGGCGGCCGCGGGGCCCTCCCGTCCGCCGGCGGCAGCCCCTCGGACCTCCTCTTCCTCGCAGGCGGCGGTCGTCTCTGACCCGCCCGCCCGCCCGCTAACCAAATCTCACCCCTAACAATCCCGTCCAGTCCCTTCTTAGCTCACTGACTGATTCCCCGAGAGAGAAACACCCCGAGAGTAGTGCAACCAGCAGAGCCAGACAAAACCTTTTCTTCGTAAGATTCGATGGAGATGAAGCTGACGATCAAGAGGGTGCCCACCGTCGTCTCCAACTACCAGGAagacgccggcgccggcgaccggCCGCGCGGAGGGTGTGGGAGGAACTGCCTCGGGGATTGCTGCCTGCCTGGTGAGTCTCCTTTGAATCTAGTGTCGTTTTCTTCTCGATTCAGATCAGAATCCTGTTCTTGTATTCCCTCTTCATAATAGGTTACGGTCTGTCAGTTGCTTATTATGGAATCCACAATTTTTTTCCTATATTTGttcatgacgatttttttatAGTAAAAACGGAATCTGCCCACAAAGCAGGGAGATCTTTTCAAAACTAAACAATTGCCTTTGCCACTTGTACTAGAAAGATGCTCTTTATTAACGAATTTACTATTTTTACACTGGATGTAGAACTGTCACCGTGGGTGTTTTCTCGGTTGACCAGATGTAGTAGTTTATAATCTACACCTGCTTAGGATAAAAATAGGAGTCACTTGCTTTGAGGATCATAGGGATCTGTCGGAGAATTCTTGTTTTTGTCAAAAAATTATATACTTTTTTATCAGCAGAACCAAGGTATTAAAAAATAAACTAGAACCGAGTTTTTTCAGAGCGATAAATTAACATTTTTTAATAAATTTGGTAAACTAACACTTGTTTCTTTTGCTGACCAGTCTCCGAGCTTCCTGTCTATGCTTTCAAGGCGAACCCGAGAAAGCTACCTTCACAGGAGGATGCTGTTCCCACTGATTTCTTCATCAATCTCCTCCTTGGACAGGTAAATAGAAGCTCATCATCACTAATTTTGCGCGGGAGAAAAGATGTCTAGATAGCTTATAATTTGTTTTATACGGCATTCCTAAATGGCGCCATCTTCTAAAAAAGATGTGCTCATAATTGTGTTTGTCCCATGCATGGGACATCTCGTGCATGTTTGTGCCATAAGGTTCACTATGTTCCATGCTTTGAGATTTGTGCTGTCACGTATCATTCCGTTTCATTAAGTTTCAAAAATCCGAATTGATTTGGCACGCAACGAAACCTAATGATTTCGTGCACGGAACAAACACCACTCTTGTCTTTTCTATGAATTTCCAAGTTCAGGATGCATGTAAACTATGCTCAAGCAGTCACAAACCACAACTGTGTATAAAATAACTTGTAAGGTGCATGTGATTTGTTACACAGTGTTGCACATTTATTTAGAGTAATAATCTTTTATTGTGAACAGGCAACATGCTTGTGTAACTGTAATTCACTTATTAGGTTGGTTTGGATGCTCTAACGGTTGTTCCTTTTATATCAAGTTGTAATTACCCTACTGAAGATATTACCGTGTTTATCAAAATACCACCAAATAGCAAAGGCAGTGGGATATTTTATATAAGTAAATAGCGAATAACCATAACTAAAAAGTTCAAAATAGCACGATTATATTTTTTTGAGTGCACTGCAGTACTTAATTGGACTATACCAATTTTTCTTGGAAATTTATTATTTTGTTTCTTAACTTTCAGTGGGAGGACAGGATGACCCAAGGCTTGTTTCGATATGATGTCACTGCATGTGAGACCAAGGTGATCCCCGGCAACCTTGGGTTTGTTGCTCAGCTGAATGAAGGGCGCCACCTAAAGAAGCGCCCTACAGAGTTCCGCGTGGATCGTGTGCTTCAACCATTTGACGCTGCCAAGTTCAATTTCACCAAAGTTGGCCAGGAGGAGGTGCTATTCCAATTTGagaatggcggtggtgatgacagCTACTTCCTGAAGAGTGCCCCAATCACTGTTGCTGATTGTGCTCCCAACGTGGTTGCAATTAATGTACATCCTGGTCCTGAGCCAATCTATTTGATTTCCAACTTGTGTATTCTTGATGCTAATACCTGTTTTGCTATTTTGCAGGTGAGCCCGATTGAATACGGCCACGTTCTTCTTATCCCCCGTGTTCTGGACCATCTGCCTCAGAGGATTGACCGAGAGAGCTTCTTGCTTGCACTCCACATGGCGGCTGAGGCAGCTAGCCCATACTTCAGGCTTGGTTACAATAGTTTGGGTGCCTTCGCAACTATCAACCACCTTCACTTTCAGGTATTATACTTCAGACTGCACTGAAGTTTACTTTTCACTGAACTTTGTAGCTCTTCATGTACCTCAGTATACAGAACTGTGTGCACAACATTTTTGCCATGCTGTATTCACTTTTAGTATTCAAATAGATCCCAAATCACCCAACATGCATATTTGAAGTTTTTTTTTAACTGGTGGCATGGATGTTGCACTTGTCATAGTGATAGTAAATTTTCTGGATCTGGGAAGCAAAACGAACTATCATTGCAACTCTTTGGCCCTATCATATGTATCATTTCTTCACTTCCATTGAAGTAGTGGATTGCTTGCTTAAAAAAGGCAAGTAAGATGCACTGTAGGTTGGAGTCATATAATTTCTCGGGATGATAATTAGTGTCATAATGCACTGTAGCTTGTTCATAGCTTGTCTACCATTTTATAATGACACTTACGTTAATTGTTTTCCAATCCAGGCTTACTACCTGACAGTGCCATTCCCAGTTGAGAAGGCAGCTACCCAGAGGATTCCCCTTGCCGAGGGTGGGAAAAAGAGTGGGGTGAAGGTGTCGAAGCTGATGAACTACCCTGTGAGAGGACTGGTTTTTGAGGAAGGCAACAGCCTGAATGATCTGGCCGATGTGGTTTCAAGTGCTTGCGTTTGGCTGCAGGACAACAATGTGCCCTATAATGTGCTCATTTCAGACTCTGGCAGGAGGATCTTCCTCTTTCCCCAGGTAAAATCATTACCTGATTGTCCTTTTTTCCTGTACCCGTGCACTCCCTCTGTTAGGAAATAAATTTCATAGATTTTTCTAGATTTTcatgtatctagacgtgttttagTTTGTAGATATATGCGAATCTAGACAAAACCGTGACACTTATTTCCAAGGAGGGAGTAATAGTTGTCATTTATCTCTAGCAAATTGTAATCACAAAGTGGAATACTGTTGGCACATACTTTAATTTGCAAACACATCAGGGGATCTTGGTTAACCTTTTCGATTTCTTATAGAGAAAGTAAGGGTGTAACATAATGTAGACATGATATCTACAGTTGATTATAAATGTTTATTCCTCTCCAATGCTTAATTCTAGTCAAATCTGTTTCCAAAATGCAGTGCTACGCTGAGAAGCAGGCTCTTGGGGAGGTGAGCCAGGAACTGCTGGACACGCAGGTGAACCCTGCCGTTTGGGAGATCAGTGGACACATTGTACTGAAACGGAGGAACGATTACGATGAGGCATCAGAAGCTTCAGCATGGAGACTCCTTGCGGAGGTCTCCCTGTCGGAGGCACGCTTTGAGGAAGTGAAGGCCTACATCTTTGACGCCGCTTGTCTGGTTCAGTCCCACGTGGAGGATGAAACAGAGGACGCTGTATATGCACCTGTGCCTGTTGCCCCTCCAGCTGTCACAGAGGGCTGCCTCGTCCGTCAGTGAGATGATTGATTCAGAAGGTTGTCTTTGGTCTTCCTCAAGGTCTTCGTCGTCATTATCTCAGTCAAGTCACTGGTTGCCTAGCTTGGCCGTAGTTGAGCTTGCTGGTCTTAATAAAGATCCATGTGATCGAACTGCCTGCTGTATATGCATTTGCTACTCGCTCTTGTTTCTTGTGTCCTCTGTTTCTCTCCTGTGGAGAATCTGGTATTCAGTAATCTGCAAATATTTTAGCAGAGAACCATTTGTACTGCCTGTGTTGTTTAAGCACTGAGTTAATATGATGAACATTATTAGTATTTATCTGTTTCATCTTGTACAACCTTTTCTCCTCCACAACTCATTAGTCCGGACTCTTGCTCCTCAGCAACTTTCTTTTGCTGGTGCGCTATCATGTCCTGGTGTAATGAAAATCCCTCACAGAGTAAATGATGCCAAGCCATGTATATTATACTTAGAGAGGCACCCAGGGTGTCAGGGATTAAGGGCCTGCTTGTTTCATAGAAATGTCAAAGAAAGCTTGTAGGATTCTTACGCATAGGAATTATTCACATAGTGGCCATTTGATTCGAAGGAACATACCCTCCAAAATTCTTTCCTATTAATTGCTTTCCTATACTACAATTCATAGGAATTCTAACAAGAGGTTAGACCTTTTAGAAAATTCCTATGTGTCTGACAATTATGACATGTACCCAATCTCTATACAAACTTCCTGCGTTTTTCTTGTGGTGTAACCAAAAGATGTCTCCAATTAATTcctactagatttagatgtgcgccttggcgcacgaccccgtgagGCTCGTGTATAGTTAGAAAAATGATAATCTTTTAgattttacaaatagtatgaaccACGGAAAATTACAAGCACAAAAACACGTGTTTATAACTTTATATACAACCAGAAAACATTAGAAAATGCCAAAATCATCATCTACATAGGCAGTACATTAGAAAATCGACCACCAACAAAAAAGCCATACTCATCATATCACCAGCAGCAAGCAGGAATAGGCAGCAAAACGAATGGCATATTGCATTGTTTGGCAAAAGGGTGAATTTGAAGTACAGCTTGGGGTACATAACCAAGCAAAGCAACAAATTAGGACTGGCACGACCTTTTTTCACACCAACACATCAGAACGAAAGGAATGTAGAAACCACGGTAGCATGTATGTGCTGAATGAAGCTATAATGTTTGAGTACATCCAGAAACTGCTCGCAAGCTCACCATCAGCCATGATGCTAACAAACAACCAGGCTAGAAGCTCATTGTCCAAACTACGGTAGATTTTACATGAATGGTGAACCAATACTCACGAACTAAATACCAAACATCTAAACTACTGGAACATTACGAATGTCATGTTTTCTTGAAACTTCAGAAAATTCACAGAGTGATCGGTCGCTCATCATCTAAGTCAAATCTCAAGATTTCTTCATTGAAACCCTCGACAAATGCTACAGTTTATCAtcctcaccattcacctttctttACCTGAATCATGAAGGCTGGTCAGTGGAGATGACTATAAAGGTCACTCGGGACGTGTTGCCTAATCAAGGATTTTCTAATAGGAAAAGACCAGCAGTTCAGCATGCCCTCCATAATGAACATTAGAATCATCTAGGAGGATCCGAAACAAAGATTGAGTAGTCAAAAGATAATTTTGAACAAAATACAGTGCAAGTGAATGCAAGTAGTTTCCTAATGAGAACATGAAACATAAAACTGAATTATGATGAGACAATGACTTGATGTCACCAATCCAAAAGTGGAGTTCAATCAAATAATGATATGTGCATATACAGAAGAAAAAGGAAGCATGTTAGATAGTTTCAAAGAAGTCGTAAATCACATGGACCAATGATTATGAATAAACGAACTAAAAAATCTCACATCAATGATGACTACACGCATGCTCATATCCTGCATAACTCAAAGATAGAAAACGTGGTTATTGCCATTTGGATGACACGGTACTCAGAAATTTGAGTAGGAAAACTGAATTGTATGTACATTTTTTACCGACCCATTAGGATGGCCATGCGAAGGTATCAATTATCTTACACAACTTGTCCCGCCGCTGCTGCCATGTATCACCTcattcttcctcctcttcacACTGCCATTGTAGGAGCATCTACACGAAATTGAGCAACACTACAATATGTCAATACCATGGTGTTACCTATTAAAGGAATACAAAAAAGGTAGTAATAATATATCCAACACGCTGTTATGGATTTTCATATGAACCCATTTTAAATGTAGGCTAGTACAGGGCAAGAAAAAGCACACAAAATAAATAATCTATAAGAAATTGAAATTACTTTCATTTGATTAAGAACATCTTGATCTCCTTTTTCTCCCCTTATTAGTATGTTAGAAATGAGTGATTATAACGTTAGATAAGTTTGCAAATCCCGAAACCGATGAGGAGCATCCAAGTTTAAAGTTTCTAAAATACAAGGCTATGAATCAACCTCAACAATGGAGAACATAATTATTACCTTCTATTTGGTTTCAAGACATGCCATTTGCAGCtgaatttattttcttttctcttttgcaTACAGAGTTAGTTGAGTATGAGAATTTTAGAAAAGCATGCATTTACCAGTTTGGTTTGACAGTAAAATTGGCAAGAGAACAAGACACTGAGCTGAATAAACATCTTGGTTAGACCATGAAATGAGGGAGGAAAGTAGTCATTTGAAAGCAAGATAATGTACCATGAACGCTAAAAGGATCATTTGAAAGAAAATAAGATAAAAAACTTTGTCGGAGAGAGACTATTTGTGAAGAACTTTTGGCTCACTGGTACCTGAGAACATATTTGAGTCTGAACCATTTCAGTAATCAGACGGACACTAACATCAACATTTTGTGCATTCCGTTTTAGTAGATAAGTCAAGGACTTTCGTACAATTTCAGCTCCGACCTTAAAAAGACGCAGTGACAACGAATTTATTTTGATGGAACAAAAGAACACTCTGAACCGAACATAGCATTCCAATACTGAAGAAAAAGGATATCATTCGCTTTTTCAATAGCTTTTGTACATAATTCTCATGGGTTTTTTTAATGGCATCAATTTTTTATGCAAGCCTTAAAAGAGTGCAgaacaacaacaataacttcgTCAACAGTCTAATGTCCACAAAGAAAGCAATTAATTAAAACCAATCACATGGAATTTTCTCTAAGAATAAAATCAACACAGTGCTACAACACCATCAGATGGCTTTCTGAAAAAGAGCACATAGGTACACAAATCCGAAATATCAATTGACATGACCCAAAATAAAGCACTGCTGCATTTTGTGAGTCATGAGCTCTCACTTTATTTTACCTAAGATCAGTTTCAGTTCGTGTTCCTACTACAAACGAGGATGTATCAATTTATAGTAGAACATCAATTTATAGTTGTTCTACTTTGCTAATAAAGCCTAGTACATACATTCATACGTATCTCGGTGTGGAACATCTGTCGTACCTGAATTATAGCAACACCAACAGATAGTTTGGCTACCCTCTCACTTAGATTTTATTTTTCATATTCCTGTTCAACACCCTGGAAAAAATAAGAGTTTTGTAAAAAAAATGTTAGTCAAACAATTTCCGTCTACACTTCAAGTGACATGTTTCACAAGCTAATGGAAACTCTATACGAGAAACACAGAGAAACCTAAGATGATTTGGAAGTAGCATTAAGTACATAGGACGGACTTCTGAACTTCTTACCCAACGGAGTAGATGAATTGGTCTCAACGGCCCAAACCTGGACCACGAATTTTACATCATTTTCTTCTCAGCTCGGAGAAAAGATCATGTGGTTCTGATCATCATCCAACCAAATTGGCAAATAGCTCATACGTCAGACCAATTCAAAATGGTACAACAAGCGATATACTAAATATAGCAGAACCATGGAACTCATGACAATGTATATTTTGTATAATAACGACaaaaatctgctaatatgataatGATAATACATTTCTAAGGTTTCACAAAGCGCAGACCAAATGTACCAAAATAGGTGCGCAATCCCATGGACAGGTACATGGGGAAAACCATTTTTTAGTGCAGGTGTTGTGGCAGAAAACTAACATAAAAATATACGAATCGATGCCAATGACTAAGAAGTTCAGTGGCAGTGTGCAACCCACAATATAGTAAAAGACATAAGATATACACCTTTTGTTCATAAGCTGCTCTTTCCCTGCAGTAGATGATGAAAATGCAAAGTTAATCTTGCCCACTTGAAAAACACTATACCAAAAACCTATAAATAGGAAGAAAACATTACAGAAGTATAGGATTTTAAAAAAGGATCCTCTGTGGAAGATTGAGCAGAGTGTATATCTTCCATTTCATTATTTCAGCCAAGGCTTTTTTTAGTGCACGTTCAATCATGACAGAGAAGTGACAAAAGTGACAGGCAATGATCAGTCGAGCTATTATATATTATCTCTTATCTTATCAAATCCATCAGGTCGGAATTAACACAATATTTTTTGATAATTAAAAAGCTCCAGAATTAACAAACAAACCTAGTAAGCACATAAATCTGATCCTATATCATTTTTTTTTCTAATACATAAGGACCATAAATAAGAAAGACCGAGGTATCTGCccaatgaattttaaaatggtagGTAGCTTCTACTGATCCATGCACCAAAACCTAGAAAAAAAGAGAAGAGATTCAGCTGTAGGTATCTAAATTAACACTTGCTAAATAATGATAATAATAACTATCAAAGTTTGTGGTAGCATGTCCACCCTTAGGTGGATAAATATGTAAAGCTTTTCAAATGATTTAAAAAATGCTAGTTTTTGAGTACACATGAGAGGACAAAACACTCAAGAGAGAACGACAAAATTGCTTCAAGTGAATCATGTTCGGCCAACCTAGATAGAAGATCATCAAAAAGCTCTTCCATCACTTCAGCACACTCAAAAATAAAACTATTCCATGGTCAGATAAAACTTTAATTTCATCGGGTCAACATATATCATTTATGTTCGCAGAAAGCATTTTGTGAGGTAATCATATAATTCTAGTTTGT encodes:
- the LOC127299618 gene encoding GDP-L-galactose phosphorylase 2; this translates as MEMKLTIKRVPTVVSNYQEDAGAGDRPRGGCGRNCLGDCCLPVSELPVYAFKANPRKLPSQEDAVPTDFFINLLLGQWEDRMTQGLFRYDVTACETKVIPGNLGFVAQLNEGRHLKKRPTEFRVDRVLQPFDAAKFNFTKVGQEEVLFQFENGGGDDSYFLKSAPITVADCAPNVVAINVSPIEYGHVLLIPRVLDHLPQRIDRESFLLALHMAAEAASPYFRLGYNSLGAFATINHLHFQAYYLTVPFPVEKAATQRIPLAEGGKKSGVKVSKLMNYPVRGLVFEEGNSLNDLADVVSSACVWLQDNNVPYNVLISDSGRRIFLFPQCYAEKQALGEVSQELLDTQVNPAVWEISGHIVLKRRNDYDEASEASAWRLLAEVSLSEARFEEVKAYIFDAACLVQSHVEDETEDAVYAPVPVAPPAVTEGCLVRQ